Proteins encoded by one window of Panicum virgatum strain AP13 chromosome 7N, P.virgatum_v5, whole genome shotgun sequence:
- the LOC120683476 gene encoding uncharacterized protein LOC120683476, which yields MRKFLSCDVCRLWIWEDLLNKYAGDVVDYLQLERSKSRDVPILLCGCGRHVHPYTVQDTSSSKQGVVSRSWFHCQICNLMIPEDTLSQYIEGIIFYCQSSTVDALKAQLQRCQEVISGKDKELGRMEAELMKLQASFGEEQLPQDQGRGEQLVIRRSVRKIIMFIIGVAIIANMLAANFNR from the exons ATGCGGAAGTTCCTTAGTTGCGAT GTATGTAGGTTATGGATATGGGAGGATCTCTTGAATAAATATGCAGGTGATGTGGTGGATTATTTGCAACTCGAACGTTCTAAATCCAGGGATGTACCAATTCTGCTTTGTGGATGCGGCCGTCATGTCCACCCCTATACTGTGCAAGATACGTCGTCCTCCAAGCAGGGAGTTGTATCACGGAGTTGGTTCCATTGCCAG ATTTGTAACCTAATGATTCCGGAGGACACGCTATCGCAGTACATAGAAGGCATCATTTTTTACTGCCAATCATCTACCGTGGACGCCCTGAAAGCCCAGCTTCAGAGGTGCCAGGAGGTAATTTCTGGGAAGGACAAGGAACTTGGCAGGATGGAGGCAGAGCTGATGAAGTTGCAAGCATCTTTTGGTGAAGAACAACTACCCCAAGATCAAGGAAGGGGAGAGCAGTTGGTAATTAGGCGCAGCGTTCGGAAGATTATCATGTTTATCATAGGCGTAGCTATCATTGCTAATATGCTGGCAGCTAATTTTAATAGGTAA
- the LOC120683473 gene encoding receptor-like protein 15 isoform X1 translates to MGSLGKLASLEVIHLVRSNISAFKNFKHMRELHLRSNQLSGSIPSSLFELPRLEYLDLSENLFQGHVPMSSFASISSALRTLKLSGNNLSGAFHFFWLRNCTMLEEVDLSGNSDLSIDVKFHGLAPPFQLRTLVLSGCKIDDIIVGPNFLGTQRHLQMLDLSRNNLTGNVPNWIFANIATLVYLNIASNSLLGSIDPMWQHQSALEMINISSNHFVGQLPTNISSVFPNLEVLVASNNIISGYLPASLCNISNIRILDLSNNRFTGEVPTCFFTDCPYLTILKLSNNNLGGLIFGGVSDLSVAAIYLGSNKFEGTLPNNLSGNLVTMDLHDNNLFGELDTSFWGLSPQVLSVASNNLSGEIYPAICKLTSLQILDMSDHNFVGSTPNCAGELQMYLLNMSRNSLSRFSGGFFNSSHITVLDLRYNQFHGNLDWMHSLAQTRLLLLGGNRFGGQISPNICHLQYLNIIDLSDNRISGSVPPCIGSISFGYHADDLDFQTLFSFIFFGTGFSSMGNDDPPFMYDTPYDLQGFTFSTKGNIYAYSRNFFNLMFGIDLSGNMLSGEIPWEIGNLTRVTSLNLSNNHFSGRIPASLANMSAVESLDLSHNELDGAIPSQLSQLWSLEVFSVAYNNLSGCIPGSGQFASFSMDSYIGNKNLQDMSPGNVCSPGSGRATAAPAPEDVDETPDDLILYVVCASFVLAFWATIAFSFCHPCGRAVILKL, encoded by the exons ATGGGATCACTCGGCAAATTGGCATCTCTTGAAGTCATACATCTTGTTCGAAGCAATATCAGCG CTTTTAAAAATTTCAAGCACATGCGAGAATTGCATCTAAGATCCAATCAATTGAGTGGAAGCATCCCATCATCCTTATTTGAGCTTCCACGCCTTGAATACTTGGATCTTTCAGAAAACCTCTTCCAAGGGCATGTACCTATGAGCTCATTTGCAAGTATTTCTTCAGCACTACGGACTCTAAAGTTATCTGGAAATAATTTAAGTGGAGCATTTCATTTCTTCTGGCTAAGAAACTGCACCATGCTCGAGGAGGTTGACCTGTCCGGAAACAGTGATTTGTCTATTGACGTGAAGTTTCATGGACTAGCACCTCCATTTCAACTGAGAACACTAGTGCTCTCTGGGTGTAAAATTGACGACATCATTGTGGGACCAAATTTCCTAGGCACACAACGTCATCTACAAATGCTTGATTTGTCTCGCAATAACTTGACAGGAAATGTTCCCAATTGGATCTTTGCAAACATAGCGACTCTAGTTTATCTGAACATTGCAAGTAACTCACTATTAGGATCAATAGATCCAATGTGGCAACACCAATCTGCTCTCGAAATGATCAACATCTCTAGTAACCATTTTGTCGGACAGCTTCCAACCAACATCAGCTCAGTGTTTCCAAATTTGGAAGTCCTAGTTGCTTCTAATAATATCATTTCTGGATATCTTCCGGCATCATTGTGCAACATTAGCAACATCAGAATTTTGGACCTATCAAACAATAGATTTACAGGAGAAGTCCCAACTTGCTTCTTCACTGATTGTCCTTATCTAACAATCCTGAAGCTCTCAAACAACAATCTTGGAGGTTTGATATTTGGTGGGGTTAGTGATTTGTCCGTAGCGGCAATATACCTTGGCAGCAATAAGTTTGAAGGAACACTTCCAAACAATCTCTCGGGTAATCTGGTAACCATGGATTTGCATGATAATAATTTGTTTGGCGAACTCGATACTTCATTTTGGGGTCTTTCACCGCAAGTTTTGAGCGTTGCTAGTAATAACTTAAGTGGCGAGATTTATCCAGCAATTTGCAAATTGACTAGTCTTCAGATTTTAGATATGTCAGACCACAACTTTGTAGGGTCTACACCAAACTGTGCCGGCGAGTTACAAATGTATTTGCTAAACATGTCTCGGAACTCCCTCTCAAGATTCTCCGGTGGTTTCTTCAACAGCTCCCATATTACAGTTTTGGATCTAAGATATAATCAGTTCCACGGCAATCTTGATTGGATGCACAGCCTTGCTCAAACTAGGCTGCTTCTGTTGGGTGGGAATAGGTTTGGGGGCCAAATCTCCCCAAACATATGCCATCTCCAATACTTGAATATAATTGACTTGTCAGACAACAGAATTTCAGGTTCAGTACCACCCTGCATTGGTTCCATCTCATTCGGATATCATGCAGATGACCTTGATTTTCAGACCTTGTTCAGCTTTATTTTCTTCGGAACCGGGTTTTCTAGTATGGGCAATGATGATCCACCTTTCATGTACGACACTCCTTATGACCTGCAAGGCTTCACCTTCTCGACCAAAGGGAATATCTACGCATACAGTCGCAACTTCTTCAATCTGATGTTCGGCATTGATCTATCTGGAAACATGCTGTCAGGAGAAATTCCTTGGGAGATAGGGAATCTGACTCGTGTCACGTCCCTCAACTTATCGAACAACCACTTCAGTGGCCGGATTCCAGCATCGCTTGCAAACATGAGCGCCGTTGAAAGCTTGGACTTATCCCACAACGAGTTAGATGGAGCAATACCTTCGCAGCTGTCTCAGCTGTGGTCGCTGGAGGTGTTCTCGGTGGCCTACAACAACTTGTCCGGATGCATACCGGGCTCTGGCCAGTTTGCCTCGTTTAGCATGGATAGCTACATAGGCAACAAGAACCTCCAAGACATGTCGCCGGGGAATGTGTGCTCTCCCGGCTCAGGCCGTGCTACTGCTGCCCCTGCACCGGAAGATGTGGATGAGACGCCTGATGATTTGATCCTTTATGTGGTTTGCGCGTCATTTGTGCTGGCATTTTGGGCCACCATTGCGTTCTCCTTTTGCCATCCATGTGGACGCGCTGTCATACTTAAGTTGTAG